A region of Paractinoplanes abujensis DNA encodes the following proteins:
- a CDS encoding glycoside hydrolase family 18 protein, with translation MRVFTRRAVAVAAVAAVASTFAATPAQATIKPYVKVGYFTQWGIYGRDFQLAKVQKSGAASRLTHINYAFGPVTADGLCASADAWADWQTPFSAENSVDGVADVEGQPIAGNLNQLKELKAKNPKLRVLISLGGWSGSKYFSDAALTDASRQKLVSSCVDLWIKGNLPGLTPGVAAGILDGIDLDWEWPGSAGEVGNIIRPEDKQNFTLLTAEFRKQLDALSRSTKKHYDLTAFLPASPVKVDAGFEGKIFKYLDFATVQGYDFHGSWEARTNQQSAIFVPKGAPDNPDFSSEVAINKWISVGAPRKKLVLGLPYYSQGWTGVTAPGNGLFAPATGPAPGTFAAGTEDYKTVKSLPGFKVYRDLKSGHSWLFDGTTFWTYDDPAMMLQKTLYIRAKGLGGAMMWSLDGDDTNASLTKAVSTGLWTP, from the coding sequence ATGCGCGTTTTCACCCGGCGTGCCGTCGCCGTGGCGGCCGTGGCCGCGGTGGCGTCGACGTTTGCCGCGACACCCGCACAGGCGACGATCAAGCCGTACGTCAAGGTCGGCTACTTCACCCAGTGGGGCATTTACGGCCGCGACTTCCAGCTGGCCAAGGTGCAGAAATCCGGCGCCGCGAGCCGCCTGACCCACATCAATTACGCTTTCGGCCCGGTCACCGCGGACGGGCTCTGCGCCTCGGCTGACGCCTGGGCCGACTGGCAGACCCCGTTCTCGGCCGAGAACAGCGTCGACGGCGTCGCCGACGTCGAGGGTCAGCCGATCGCGGGCAACCTCAACCAGCTCAAGGAACTCAAGGCCAAGAACCCGAAGCTGCGCGTGCTGATCTCGCTCGGCGGCTGGTCCGGCTCGAAGTACTTCTCCGACGCGGCGCTGACCGACGCCTCGCGTCAGAAGCTCGTCTCCTCCTGCGTCGACCTGTGGATCAAGGGCAACCTGCCCGGGCTGACCCCCGGCGTGGCGGCCGGCATCCTCGACGGCATCGACCTGGACTGGGAGTGGCCGGGCTCGGCGGGCGAGGTCGGCAACATCATCCGGCCCGAGGACAAGCAGAACTTCACGCTGCTCACCGCGGAGTTCCGCAAGCAGCTGGACGCGTTGTCGCGCTCGACCAAGAAGCACTACGACCTGACCGCGTTCCTGCCCGCCTCGCCGGTCAAGGTCGACGCCGGCTTCGAGGGCAAGATCTTCAAGTACCTCGACTTCGCCACGGTGCAGGGCTACGACTTCCACGGCTCGTGGGAGGCCCGCACCAACCAGCAGTCCGCGATCTTCGTGCCGAAGGGTGCGCCCGACAACCCCGACTTCTCGTCCGAGGTAGCGATCAACAAGTGGATCTCGGTCGGCGCCCCGCGCAAGAAGCTGGTGCTCGGCCTGCCCTACTACAGCCAGGGCTGGACCGGCGTCACCGCGCCCGGCAACGGCCTGTTCGCCCCGGCCACCGGCCCCGCCCCGGGCACGTTCGCGGCCGGCACCGAGGACTACAAGACGGTCAAGTCGCTGCCCGGCTTCAAGGTCTACCGTGACCTCAAGTCGGGTCACTCCTGGCTGTTCGACGGCACGACCTTCTGGACGTACGACGACCCGGCCATGATGCTGCAAA
- a CDS encoding bifunctional RNase H/acid phosphatase: MPAHHGAHEGKRAVRVVVEADGGSRGNPGPAGYGSVVRDTDGQVLLERQGSLGTTTNNVAEYTGLLEGLKAAHELGASEVDVRMDSKLVVEQMSGRWQIKNAGLRPLAAEAAQWVARFDRVSFEWIPRERNKAADALANRAMDEAAGKPVRDRVEPEVVTPASPRSWAPPSMENATRLILVRHGETAYTQQGRYSGRGDIPLSEQGEAQAMAAGGRVAGLARDVTAVVSSPLGRCVRTAEHIAAEVGGVPVTIVDDLIEVDFGLWEGLTFAEVQEGWPGEMTAWLGSTSVAPPGGESFQAAAKRVRGAMASILSSYGGGVVVVVSHVSPIKLILRDALAASDAFLHRLFLDAAGVSTMDVWPDGNIAVRSVNETAHLR, translated from the coding sequence ATGCCGGCGCATCATGGTGCGCACGAAGGAAAGCGGGCTGTGAGGGTCGTCGTCGAGGCCGACGGCGGGTCGCGGGGCAACCCGGGCCCGGCCGGCTACGGCTCGGTGGTGCGCGACACCGACGGCCAGGTGCTGCTGGAGCGGCAGGGGTCGCTCGGCACCACCACGAACAACGTCGCCGAATACACCGGCCTGCTCGAGGGGCTCAAGGCGGCCCACGAGCTGGGCGCCTCCGAGGTCGACGTGCGGATGGACTCCAAGCTCGTGGTCGAGCAGATGTCCGGCCGCTGGCAGATCAAGAACGCCGGCCTGCGCCCGCTCGCCGCCGAGGCCGCCCAGTGGGTAGCGCGGTTCGACCGGGTGAGCTTCGAGTGGATCCCGCGCGAGCGCAACAAGGCGGCCGACGCGCTGGCCAACCGGGCCATGGACGAGGCCGCGGGCAAGCCCGTACGGGATCGCGTCGAGCCTGAGGTCGTCACCCCGGCGTCGCCCCGGTCATGGGCGCCGCCCTCGATGGAGAACGCCACCCGGCTGATCCTCGTGCGGCACGGCGAGACGGCGTACACGCAGCAGGGTCGCTACTCCGGGCGCGGTGACATCCCGCTCTCCGAGCAGGGTGAGGCGCAGGCCATGGCCGCGGGCGGTCGCGTCGCCGGCCTCGCGCGCGACGTCACGGCCGTCGTCAGCTCACCGCTGGGCCGCTGCGTGCGCACCGCCGAGCACATCGCGGCCGAGGTCGGCGGGGTGCCGGTGACGATCGTGGACGACCTGATCGAGGTCGACTTCGGGCTGTGGGAGGGCCTGACCTTCGCCGAGGTGCAGGAGGGCTGGCCGGGCGAGATGACCGCGTGGCTCGGCTCGACGAGCGTGGCGCCGCCGGGTGGCGAGTCGTTCCAGGCGGCCGCGAAGCGCGTGCGGGGCGCGATGGCGAGCATCCTTTCCTCGTACGGGGGAGGGGTTGTCGTGGTTGTCTCCCACGTCTCGCCGATCAAACTGATCCTGCGGGACGCGCTGGCCGCCTCCGACGCGTTCCTGCACCGGCTGTTCCTCGACGCCGCCGGCGTCTCCACTATGGATGTCTGGCCGGATGGGAACATAGCGGTGCGTTCCGTCAACGAGACGGCCCATCTGCGCTGA
- a CDS encoding zinc ribbon domain-containing protein produces MKASPEAQSRLLDLQAVDTALAQLAHRRKSLPELAEIDAVTREISALEDERARAQVAVDDLERDISRFEKDIEQVRIRKDRDQARLDAGGALREIEGLQHELATLNRRQSELEDAELELMEQKETADTALAEVQQRIDSAVGRRGEAERRRDEAYEEITKEQEFKTSARAPLAADLPADLVALYDKIRLDSGLGAALFQSGRCGGCRIELYGADLARVKAADADEVVRCEECRRIMVRTKESGL; encoded by the coding sequence GTGAAGGCCTCGCCGGAAGCCCAGAGCCGCCTGCTCGACCTGCAAGCCGTCGACACCGCCCTGGCCCAGCTCGCGCACCGGCGTAAGTCGCTGCCCGAACTGGCCGAGATCGACGCGGTGACGCGGGAGATCTCCGCGCTCGAGGACGAGCGGGCCCGGGCCCAGGTCGCCGTGGACGACCTGGAGCGCGACATCAGCCGCTTCGAGAAGGACATCGAGCAGGTCCGCATCCGCAAGGACCGCGACCAGGCCCGGCTCGACGCGGGCGGCGCCCTGCGCGAGATCGAGGGTCTGCAGCACGAACTGGCCACGCTCAACCGGCGGCAGTCCGAGCTGGAGGACGCCGAGCTCGAGCTGATGGAGCAGAAGGAGACCGCGGACACGGCCCTGGCCGAGGTGCAGCAGCGGATCGACTCCGCCGTCGGGCGCCGCGGCGAGGCCGAGCGCCGGCGCGACGAGGCGTACGAGGAGATCACCAAGGAACAGGAGTTCAAGACCTCGGCCCGGGCCCCGCTGGCCGCCGACCTGCCCGCCGACCTGGTCGCGCTGTACGACAAGATCCGGCTCGACTCGGGGCTGGGGGCCGCGCTGTTCCAGTCCGGCCGCTGCGGGGGCTGCCGCATCGAGCTCTACGGCGCCGACCTGGCCCGGGTCAAGGCGGCCGACGCCGACGAGGTGGTCCGCTGCGAGGAATGCCGGCGCATCATGGTGCGCACGAAGGAAAGCGGGCTGTGA
- a CDS encoding Nif3-like dinuclear metal center hexameric protein codes for MVSALDRRYPRAWAESWDRVGLVLGDFEHPVRRVLCVVDCVPETVEQALAVRADLIVAHHPLLLKPVSSIAPDTYKGRIIHRLIRNDVALYSAHTNADVANPGVSDALAARLGLRDLRPLVPATGAAEGAGRGLGRIGELAEPMDLAAFTRFAATRLPTTAAGVRAAGDPSRVLRTVAVCGGAGDAFLAAATRAGVDAYLCADLRHHPASEHLAEDGPALLDVAHWATERPWLDDVAAWLRDESGAEAIVSDLDTDPWTVHAREDPEKKEPLP; via the coding sequence GTGGTGAGCGCCCTCGACCGGCGCTACCCCCGTGCCTGGGCGGAGTCGTGGGACCGCGTCGGCCTGGTGCTCGGCGACTTCGAGCACCCCGTCCGGCGCGTCCTCTGCGTCGTCGACTGCGTGCCCGAGACGGTCGAGCAGGCGCTCGCCGTACGGGCCGACCTGATCGTGGCCCACCACCCGCTGCTGCTCAAGCCGGTGTCGTCGATCGCCCCCGATACGTACAAGGGCCGCATCATCCACCGGCTCATCCGCAACGACGTCGCGCTCTACTCCGCCCACACGAACGCGGACGTGGCCAATCCGGGCGTGTCCGACGCCCTCGCCGCCCGCCTGGGCCTGCGTGACCTGCGTCCCCTGGTGCCCGCCACCGGCGCCGCCGAGGGCGCGGGCCGGGGCCTCGGCCGCATCGGCGAGCTGGCCGAGCCGATGGACCTGGCCGCTTTCACGCGTTTCGCGGCCACCCGCCTGCCCACCACGGCGGCCGGGGTGCGAGCGGCCGGCGACCCGTCCCGGGTCCTGCGCACGGTGGCCGTCTGCGGCGGCGCCGGTGATGCGTTCCTGGCCGCCGCGACCCGGGCCGGCGTCGACGCGTATCTCTGCGCCGACCTGCGGCACCACCCGGCCAGCGAGCACCTCGCCGAGGACGGGCCGGCTCTGCTCGACGTCGCGCACTGGGCCACCGAGCGCCCCTGGCTGGACGACGTCGCGGCGTGGCTGCGCGACGAGTCCGGCGCCGAAGCCATCGTGTCCGATCTGGACACGGACCCCTGGACCGTGCACGCCAGGGAAGACCCCGAAAAGAAGGAGCCCCTGCCGTGA
- a CDS encoding flavoprotein: MTTGNPARGVLYVLVCGSPMARDVGILVDLAQSEGWDVCVITTPDGRKFVDVAALQAQTGHPVRTYYKSPGDPDVLPAADAMIVAPATVNTVNKWAAGITDTLVLGLLVEGYGYGVPTAVVPYTNKVMALHPALHESLARLRDWGVHVLYGEDVCRLGNPGQTDRFRSQFPWRRALQAVSNPVSMSSSGPVERA, translated from the coding sequence GTGACGACCGGTAACCCCGCCCGCGGTGTACTGTACGTCCTGGTCTGCGGCTCGCCCATGGCTCGTGACGTCGGCATCCTGGTCGACCTGGCCCAGTCGGAAGGCTGGGACGTCTGCGTGATCACCACCCCCGACGGGCGCAAGTTCGTCGACGTGGCGGCGCTCCAGGCCCAGACCGGCCACCCGGTACGCACCTATTACAAGAGCCCCGGGGACCCCGACGTCCTGCCCGCGGCGGACGCGATGATCGTCGCGCCGGCCACGGTCAACACCGTCAACAAATGGGCCGCCGGGATCACCGACACCCTCGTGCTCGGTCTGCTGGTCGAGGGCTACGGCTACGGCGTGCCCACAGCCGTCGTCCCGTACACGAACAAGGTCATGGCGTTGCACCCCGCGCTGCACGAGAGCCTGGCCCGGCTGCGCGACTGGGGCGTGCACGTGCTCTACGGCGAGGACGTCTGCCGGTTGGGGAATCCCGGACAGACCGACCGTTTTCGCAGCCAGTTTCCCTGGCGGCGTGCGCTTCAGGCGGTCAGCAACCCGGTCAGCATGAGCAGCAGCGGCCCGGTGGAACGAGCGTAG
- a CDS encoding helix-turn-helix domain-containing protein, producing the protein MDELPIGRRVAYWRGRRKMSQQVFADRLGKSKSWVDKVERGVRRLDKFSVVYEIADVLQVDVQLLLGKDVERRPETQNCIDQVEVEEIRAALERYDQMSAFFQAVPHSPPLTEMRKAVSHAWLTYQHAKYGVLARMLPKLLRDAQAADSAYATGTEAKDAAHLLGQVYQIASSALRKVGEHELSWLAADRSIAVSQRAGDQLLAGLASYRVGSALLALGRVRPALEVNVNIANRLAPSPVTEHEIKGQRLSVYGMLLLNGAMAAARIGDSATVRDLLCGAEQASLELGGDFNHYWTSFGPTNVQLHRCATAVELGDGRTAVETHEKIDVIGFNAMLPERRAHHFLDIARGYTQIGNVEKASEMLLEGDRLAPSEIRCRPLAHEVLSDVLRRTRGTPPAPIAELAEQMGVGV; encoded by the coding sequence GTGGACGAGCTGCCGATCGGCCGCCGCGTCGCCTATTGGCGCGGTCGACGCAAGATGTCCCAGCAGGTCTTTGCTGACCGGCTGGGCAAGTCCAAGAGCTGGGTCGACAAGGTGGAGCGGGGGGTCCGCCGGCTCGACAAGTTCTCCGTCGTCTACGAGATCGCCGATGTTCTCCAGGTCGACGTCCAGCTGCTGCTGGGCAAGGACGTGGAACGGCGGCCGGAGACACAGAACTGCATCGACCAGGTCGAGGTCGAGGAGATTCGCGCGGCTCTGGAGCGATATGACCAGATGAGCGCGTTTTTCCAAGCAGTGCCACATTCACCGCCGCTGACGGAGATGCGCAAGGCGGTCAGCCACGCCTGGCTGACCTATCAGCACGCCAAGTACGGCGTGCTGGCCCGCATGCTGCCCAAGCTGCTGCGCGACGCCCAGGCCGCCGACAGCGCGTACGCGACCGGCACCGAGGCCAAGGACGCCGCGCATCTGCTCGGGCAGGTGTATCAGATCGCGTCGTCGGCGCTGCGCAAGGTCGGCGAGCACGAGTTGTCGTGGCTGGCCGCCGACCGCTCGATCGCGGTCTCGCAGCGGGCCGGCGATCAGCTCCTGGCCGGGCTGGCCAGCTATCGGGTGGGCAGCGCGCTGCTGGCTCTGGGCCGGGTCCGTCCCGCGCTCGAGGTCAACGTCAACATCGCGAACCGGCTGGCTCCCAGCCCCGTCACCGAGCACGAGATCAAGGGGCAGCGCCTGTCGGTGTACGGCATGCTGCTGCTCAACGGGGCGATGGCGGCGGCCCGGATCGGCGACAGCGCGACAGTGCGCGACCTGCTCTGCGGGGCCGAGCAGGCGTCGCTCGAGCTGGGCGGCGACTTCAACCACTACTGGACCAGCTTCGGCCCGACCAACGTGCAGCTGCACCGCTGCGCCACGGCGGTCGAGCTGGGCGACGGCCGCACCGCGGTCGAGACGCACGAGAAGATCGACGTGATCGGCTTCAACGCGATGCTGCCCGAACGCCGGGCACACCACTTCCTCGACATCGCGCGCGGCTACACGCAGATCGGCAACGTCGAGAAGGCCAGCGAGATGCTGCTCGAGGGCGACCGGCTCGCCCCGTCCGAGATCCGCTGCCGCCCGCTCGCGCACGAGGTTCTTTCCGACGTGCTCCGCCGGACGCGGGGCACTCCGCCGGCTCCCATAGCGGAGCTGGCCGAGCAGATGGGAGTCGGTGTATGA
- a CDS encoding bifunctional DNA primase/polymerase, with amino-acid sequence MQWTVPRPFVPRPFLDRLRLRRAALRFAAHGWAVTPGARLIGRRFACGQPACPIMTCHPALASWEDTASTDPARVQAWWRHEPHSVLLVTGRRLDAIEVPAALGLRVLGTVRLNRRADACGPVAVTAAGRWMFLVAPGAPLRPELENRLDVVRHGSGSWIPAAPSRMPDGPVRWAVSPDQAQWRLPGSETVQQLMTDALGTVREPQLTVPRQLSTARRGG; translated from the coding sequence ATGCAGTGGACCGTTCCTCGGCCGTTCGTACCGCGGCCGTTCCTCGATCGGCTCCGGTTGCGCCGGGCGGCGCTCCGCTTCGCCGCGCACGGCTGGGCGGTCACGCCCGGCGCGCGCCTGATCGGCCGGCGATTCGCCTGTGGACAGCCGGCCTGCCCGATCATGACCTGTCACCCGGCGCTCGCGTCGTGGGAGGACACCGCGAGCACCGATCCGGCGCGGGTGCAGGCCTGGTGGCGGCACGAGCCGCACAGCGTGCTGCTGGTCACCGGCCGCCGCCTCGACGCGATCGAGGTGCCGGCCGCACTCGGCCTGCGGGTGCTCGGCACCGTACGGCTGAACCGGCGCGCCGACGCCTGCGGGCCGGTGGCCGTCACGGCTGCCGGCCGCTGGATGTTCCTGGTCGCGCCCGGGGCGCCGCTGCGCCCCGAACTGGAGAACCGGCTGGACGTGGTGCGGCACGGCTCCGGCTCGTGGATCCCGGCCGCGCCGAGCCGGATGCCCGACGGACCGGTGCGCTGGGCCGTCTCGCCCGACCAGGCCCAGTGGCGACTGCCCGGAAGCGAGACCGTGCAGCAACTGATGACCGACGCGCTCGGCACTGTGCGAGAGCCTCAGCTCACGGTCCCCCGGCAGTTGTCGACCGCCCGCCGGGGCGGATGA
- a CDS encoding helix-turn-helix domain-containing protein, with translation MTAKDFLQEVGPRLRTLRKDAGITLTALADTTGISVSTLSRLESGQRKATLELLMPLARAYRVPLDELVGAPPTGDPRVYARPIQRLGQTILPLTRNPGGPQAFKHVIGAGERQTPDPKTHEGYEWLYVLSGRLRLVLGEHDLVLPPGEAAEFDTRVPHWFGSAEGKPVEFLSIFDAQGARIHVRARPKKTSSV, from the coding sequence ATGACAGCAAAAGACTTCCTGCAGGAGGTCGGCCCCCGCCTGCGCACGCTGCGGAAGGACGCGGGCATCACGCTGACCGCGCTGGCCGACACGACAGGCATCTCGGTGAGCACCCTGTCGCGGCTCGAGTCGGGGCAGCGCAAGGCCACCCTCGAGCTGCTGATGCCGCTGGCCCGGGCCTATCGGGTGCCGCTGGACGAGCTGGTCGGCGCGCCGCCCACCGGTGACCCGCGGGTCTACGCCCGGCCGATCCAGCGGCTCGGCCAGACGATCCTGCCGCTGACCCGCAACCCGGGCGGCCCGCAGGCCTTCAAGCATGTCATCGGGGCCGGGGAGCGGCAGACGCCCGACCCCAAGACCCACGAGGGCTACGAATGGCTCTACGTGCTCAGCGGCCGGCTGCGGCTGGTGCTCGGCGAGCACGATCTGGTGCTGCCACCGGGTGAGGCGGCCGAGTTCGACACCCGGGTGCCGCACTGGTTCGGCAGCGCCGAGGGCAAGCCGGTGGAGTTCCTGTCCATCTTCGACGCGCAGGGCGCCCGGATCCACGTACGGGCGCGTCCGAAGAAGACTTCATCCGTTTGA
- a CDS encoding NAD(P)/FAD-dependent oxidoreductase: MTYDVVVIGGGPAGLSGAVALGRALRSVLVIDSGQGRNAPAEGIHNFLTRDGMSPAEFRAAGRAEVERYGGTVLDGEVVTAGPGFEVTLADGSVHRARRLLVTTGLTDRLPDVPGLAERWGTTVLHCPYCHGYEVRGRAIGVIGTPGDEMTEHRLRLWEQWSPDVRLLPLNEITAVEADGVRMRDGSLIEREYLVVGTRMEARAGFLESLGLKTVEHPMGIGTHVPAIDPAGRTDVPGVWVAGNVTDPMAQVITSAGAGLTAGAMINADLLGIVPPAPDKR, from the coding sequence ATGACATACGACGTTGTTGTGATCGGGGGCGGACCGGCCGGGCTGAGCGGCGCGGTGGCCCTGGGACGGGCGTTGCGCTCGGTGCTGGTGATCGACTCCGGGCAGGGCCGGAACGCACCCGCCGAAGGCATCCACAACTTCCTGACCAGGGACGGGATGAGCCCAGCGGAGTTCCGGGCGGCCGGCCGGGCCGAGGTCGAGCGCTACGGCGGCACGGTGCTCGACGGCGAGGTGGTCACGGCCGGGCCCGGCTTCGAGGTGACCCTGGCCGACGGCAGCGTGCACCGGGCGCGGCGGCTGCTGGTCACCACCGGGCTGACCGACCGGCTGCCCGACGTGCCCGGGCTGGCCGAGCGCTGGGGCACGACCGTGCTGCACTGCCCCTACTGCCACGGCTACGAGGTGCGCGGACGGGCGATCGGCGTGATCGGGACGCCGGGCGACGAGATGACCGAGCACCGGCTGCGGCTGTGGGAGCAGTGGAGCCCCGACGTACGGCTCCTGCCGTTGAACGAGATCACGGCGGTCGAGGCGGACGGCGTACGGATGCGGGACGGTTCCCTGATCGAGCGCGAATACCTGGTCGTCGGCACGCGGATGGAGGCGCGGGCCGGGTTCCTGGAGTCGCTCGGGCTCAAGACCGTCGAGCACCCCATGGGCATCGGCACCCACGTGCCGGCGATCGACCCGGCCGGGCGCACGGACGTGCCCGGGGTCTGGGTGGCCGGCAACGTCACCGACCCGATGGCTCAGGTGATCACGTCGGCGGGCGCGGGACTGACGGCGGGCGCGATGATCAATGCCGACCTTCTGGGCATTGTTCCGCCAGCTCCCGATAAGCGGTGA
- a CDS encoding maleylpyruvate isomerase family mycothiol-dependent enzyme, translating into MDAVRTAIATERRRVADLIESLSPDRLDTPSLCGAWTVRQVAGHLVAAVDAPGRLTLTTLLRSGFRIHRANARLAAEIARRPVPDLAASLRRNAENPFRPPVVGHPGQLTDLQVHGQDMRRPLGLPHGLALDHLRVSLDFLTGGRAIGFTPRRRLAGLRLETTDLDWAYGEGALVSGPAEAVMMALTGRAAVLGEIDGPGVRILAARLG; encoded by the coding sequence GTGGATGCCGTACGCACTGCCATCGCCACCGAACGCCGCCGGGTCGCCGACCTGATCGAGTCGCTCAGCCCCGACCGGCTCGACACCCCCAGCCTCTGCGGCGCCTGGACCGTGCGGCAGGTCGCCGGGCACCTGGTGGCCGCCGTGGACGCGCCGGGCCGTCTGACCCTCACGACGCTGCTCCGCAGTGGATTCCGGATCCACCGGGCCAACGCCCGGCTCGCCGCCGAGATCGCCCGGCGGCCCGTGCCCGACCTGGCCGCCAGCTTGCGCCGCAACGCCGAGAACCCGTTCCGGCCGCCCGTCGTCGGCCATCCGGGGCAGCTCACCGACCTGCAGGTGCACGGGCAGGACATGCGGCGCCCGCTCGGGCTGCCGCACGGTCTCGCGCTCGACCACCTGCGCGTGTCGCTCGACTTCCTGACCGGGGGCCGCGCGATCGGCTTCACCCCGCGCCGGCGGCTGGCCGGGCTGCGCCTCGAGACCACCGATCTGGACTGGGCGTACGGGGAAGGCGCCCTGGTCAGCGGGCCGGCCGAAGCGGTGATGATGGCGCTGACGGGCCGGGCGGCAGTGCTCGGGGAGATCGACGGACCGGGCGTACGGATCCTGGCCGCGCGGCTCGGCTGA
- a CDS encoding zinc metalloprotease: protein MDNADIVETPARRRCGTENVHRRMLNESLNYRLNRAAIENLAFAYATGEERPARAEVVTVDVVVHIVHAHDGQNLTEEQIDGQIAVLNEDFRATNADVKNVPAVWQGLIADSRIEFRRASTDPEGNPTTGVTRRRTNKTAFSDNDAIKFTAQGGTDAWPADRYLNIWVGQLSGGLLGYAQFPGGPAETDGVVITHTGFGTTGTAAAPFNLGRTTTHEIGHWLNLFHIGGDDGTGCSGSDFVADTPNQAGQNFGTPNFPSITCNNGPNGDMFMNYMDYTDDAAMVMFTHGQVLRVEACLAGPRRSLLTAGQ from the coding sequence ATGGACAACGCCGACATCGTCGAGACCCCGGCCCGGCGCCGTTGCGGCACCGAAAACGTGCACCGCCGCATGCTGAACGAGAGTTTGAACTATCGGCTGAACCGGGCCGCCATCGAGAACCTCGCCTTCGCCTACGCCACCGGGGAGGAGCGGCCGGCCCGGGCCGAGGTCGTCACCGTCGACGTGGTGGTCCACATCGTGCACGCCCACGACGGGCAGAACCTCACCGAGGAGCAGATCGACGGCCAGATCGCCGTGCTCAACGAGGACTTCCGGGCCACCAACGCCGACGTCAAGAACGTGCCCGCGGTGTGGCAGGGCCTGATCGCCGACTCGCGGATCGAGTTCCGCCGGGCGAGCACCGACCCCGAGGGCAACCCGACCACCGGCGTCACCCGGCGGCGGACGAACAAGACCGCCTTCTCGGACAACGACGCCATCAAATTCACCGCGCAGGGCGGCACCGACGCCTGGCCGGCCGACCGTTACCTGAACATCTGGGTCGGTCAGCTCTCGGGCGGGCTGCTGGGCTACGCGCAGTTCCCGGGCGGGCCGGCCGAGACCGACGGCGTGGTGATCACCCACACCGGCTTCGGCACGACGGGCACGGCGGCCGCCCCGTTCAACCTGGGGCGCACCACGACCCACGAGATCGGGCACTGGCTCAACCTCTTCCACATCGGCGGTGACGACGGCACGGGGTGCAGCGGCTCGGACTTCGTGGCGGACACCCCCAACCAGGCCGGGCAGAACTTCGGCACGCCGAACTTCCCGTCGATCACCTGCAACAACGGGCCGAACGGCGACATGTTCATGAACTACATGGACTACACCGACGACGCGGCGATGGTCATGTTCACCCACGGGCAGGTCCTGCGGGTCGAGGCGTGCCTGGCCGGCCCGCGCCGAAGCCTGCTGACGGCCGGGCAGTAG
- a CDS encoding peroxiredoxin translates to MTVPVGAPAPEFSLKDQNNQDVRLADFRGRKAVLLVFYPFTFTGTCQGELTEIRDHLPDYQNDDVQVLAVSVDSVYSHKVWAVQEGFDFPLLADFWPHGAVAQAYGVFHEAGGMANRGTFLIDRDGVVRFAEMTGPGETRDQKAWRAALAEL, encoded by the coding sequence ATGACGGTCCCGGTCGGTGCCCCAGCGCCCGAATTCTCCCTCAAAGACCAGAACAACCAGGACGTGCGGCTGGCCGACTTCCGCGGCCGCAAAGCCGTCCTGCTGGTCTTCTACCCGTTCACCTTCACCGGCACGTGCCAGGGCGAACTGACCGAGATCCGCGACCACCTGCCCGACTACCAGAACGACGACGTGCAGGTGCTGGCGGTCAGCGTCGACTCCGTCTACAGCCACAAGGTCTGGGCCGTGCAGGAAGGCTTCGACTTCCCCCTGCTGGCCGACTTCTGGCCGCACGGCGCGGTCGCCCAGGCCTACGGCGTCTTCCACGAGGCCGGCGGGATGGCCAACCGAGGCACGTTCCTCATCGACCGCGACGGCGTAGTCCGCTTCGCCGAAATGACCGGCCCCGGCGAGACCCGCGACCAGAAGGCCTGGCGGGCGGCGCTGGCCGAGCTTTAG
- a CDS encoding DUF3052 domain-containing protein, producing the protein MSATAGQADGVRSLADRFGFEPNMVVMEMGYDDDVDEDLRDTLTERVGELVDEDTDEVVDAVLLWYRDGDGDLFEILTDALGPLADNGVVWLLTPKAGRDNHVEPSEISESAPTAGLQQTSTVNAGKDWTGARLVSPRGNKKK; encoded by the coding sequence GTGAGCGCGACCGCTGGTCAGGCCGACGGCGTACGCAGCCTGGCGGACCGGTTCGGCTTCGAGCCGAACATGGTGGTCATGGAGATGGGCTACGACGACGACGTCGACGAGGACCTCCGTGACACCCTGACCGAACGCGTCGGCGAGTTGGTCGACGAAGACACCGATGAAGTCGTCGACGCGGTGCTGTTGTGGTATCGCGACGGAGACGGTGACCTCTTCGAGATCCTCACCGACGCCCTGGGCCCCCTCGCCGACAACGGCGTGGTGTGGCTGCTGACCCCCAAAGCCGGCCGGGACAACCACGTCGAACCGAGCGAGATCAGCGAATCGGCCCCCACCGCGGGCCTGCAGCAGACCTCGACGGTGAACGCGGGCAAGGACTGGACCGGTGCCCGGTTGGTCTCCCCCAGGGGCAACAAGAAGAAGTAG